The following proteins are encoded in a genomic region of Zea mays cultivar B73 chromosome 9, Zm-B73-REFERENCE-NAM-5.0, whole genome shotgun sequence:
- the LOC100284178 gene encoding serine/threonine-protein phosphatase 2A activator 2 (The RefSeq protein has 4 substitutions compared to this genomic sequence) — MSNPGSSPASAHHDHEHTPLCRSCGAPTTAPTPAPWSGTTDSPPPAYRPIRLPAINAPTNTAAIVLSPVPQPLPVPPAAPPHAFLVPAKRITSPDDIARFHASVHGLHFLGFVAALSASVHGRKLSDPLPSPPSPAIAAVLDLVSALAALVASTPPLPHSSRYGNPAFRLWHEKLTDSASELISRITATASSPADLAGADVELAPYLLDSFGNATRIDYGTGHETNFAAFLYCLARLGLITEPDYPAVVLRVFTAYLDLMRTLQDTYQLEPAGSHGVWGLDDYHFLPFIFGSAQLIDHKYMKPKSIHNPDILENFSKEYMYLACVAYVKKVKKGPFMEHSPMLDDISGVANWKKVNSGLLKMYKAEVLEKVPIMQHFLFGSLIKWED; from the exons ATGTCCAACCCCGGCTCGTTGCCCGCCTCCGCTCACCACGAGCACGAGCACACCCCTCTCTGCCGCTCCTGCGGGGCGCCCACCACGTCGCCGACCCCGGCACCCTGGTCAGGGACCACCGACTCCCCGCCGCCGGCGTACCGCCCCATCCGTCTCCCAGCCATCAACGCGCCCACCAACACAGCCGCCATAGTCCTCTCCCCGGTCCCACAGCCGCTCCCCGTGCCTCCCGCCGCGCCGCCCCACGCCTTCCTGGTCCCTGCCAAGCGGATCACCTCACCGGACGATATCGCCCGCTTCCATGCCTCCGTCCACGGCCTTCACTTCCTCGGGTTCGTCGCCGCGCTGTCCGCCTCCGTCCACGGCCGCAAGCTCTCGGACCCGCTACCGTCCCCGCCATCCCCCGCCATAGCTGCGCTGCTCGATCTCGTCTCGGCTCTCGCCGCTCTCGTCGCTTCCACCCCTCCGCTTCCACACAGCTCTCGGTACGGCAACCCTGCTTTCCGCCTGTGGCACGAGAAGCTCACCGACTCCGCCAGCGAGCTGATCTCGCGGATCACGGCCACCGCGTCTTCCCCTGCGGACCTCGCAGGCGCCGATGTCGAGCTAGCACCGTACCTCCTCGACTCCTTCGGCAACGCCACCCGCATCGACTACGGGACGGGGCACGAAACCAACTTCGCCGCCTTCCTCTACTGCCTCGCGAGGCTCGGCCTCATCACCGAGCCCGACTACCCGGCCGTCGTTCTGCGCGTCTTCACAGCTTACCTCGATCTCATGCGCACGCTGCAGGACACGTACCAGCTGGAGCCTGCAGGCTCCCATGGCGTGTGGGGACTTGATGATTACCATTTCCTGCCGTTCATATTTGGGTCTGCACAGCTGATTGACCACAAGTACATGAAGCCCAAGTCGATTCACAACCCAGATATCTTGGAAAATTTCTCCAAGGAGTACATGTATCTGGCGTGCGTTGCATATGTGAAGAAGGTAAAGAAGGGGCCCTTTATGGAGCATTCACCAATGTTGGATGATATCAGTGGAGTGGCCAATTGGAAGAAAGTTAACAGTGGGCTGCTAAAGATGTACAAGGCTGAGGTGCTTGAGAAAGTACCGATCATGCAGCATTTCCTCTTTGGCTCACTAATCAAATG GGAGGATTAA